From Salinibacter grassmerensis, the proteins below share one genomic window:
- a CDS encoding ribose-phosphate diphosphokinase has translation MRASSNEHRVAIFGGRSNPALANKIAEAYGTTLGDLSIRDFADGEIYVRFEESIRGADLFIIQSTHPKADNWMELLLLIDAAKRASAERVTAVIPYFGYARQERKDQPRVSIAAKLMANMLTSAGVDRILTMELHAAQIQGFFDVPVDHLYGSTVLTDHVRQFDLDDFVVLAPDVGGLKMARAYAQRLGVDLALIDKRRPRQNEARVMNVIGDVEGKDVLIIDDIVDTAGTLTRAAKALKDHGALKIMAACTHGLLSGPAYDRIESSPLERLIITDTVPLKRPSDCIEVVSVSNLFAKAIRHIYTDRSVSTLFAE, from the coding sequence ATGCGTGCGTCGAGCAATGAACACCGCGTTGCCATCTTTGGGGGCCGTTCCAACCCGGCCCTCGCCAACAAGATTGCCGAAGCGTACGGCACCACCCTCGGGGATCTCAGCATCCGCGACTTTGCGGACGGCGAAATCTACGTGCGGTTTGAGGAGTCCATCCGGGGGGCGGATTTGTTCATTATCCAGAGCACCCATCCGAAGGCGGACAACTGGATGGAGCTGCTCCTTCTGATTGACGCCGCCAAGCGGGCCTCGGCCGAACGCGTGACGGCCGTGATTCCCTACTTTGGCTATGCCCGACAGGAGCGCAAGGACCAGCCGCGCGTCTCCATCGCGGCCAAGCTCATGGCCAACATGCTCACCTCTGCCGGCGTGGACCGCATCCTGACCATGGAGCTTCACGCCGCTCAGATCCAGGGCTTCTTCGACGTGCCGGTGGACCACTTGTACGGCTCTACCGTCCTGACCGACCACGTCCGTCAGTTTGACCTCGACGACTTCGTCGTGCTGGCCCCGGACGTGGGCGGCCTCAAGATGGCCCGTGCCTACGCACAGCGTCTGGGCGTGGACCTGGCCCTCATCGACAAGCGCCGCCCCCGTCAGAACGAAGCGCGGGTAATGAACGTCATCGGGGATGTGGAGGGCAAAGACGTACTCATCATCGACGACATCGTCGACACCGCCGGCACCCTGACCCGCGCCGCGAAGGCGCTCAAAGACCATGGTGCCCTAAAAATCATGGCGGCCTGTACGCACGGCCTTCTCTCCGGCCCGGCCTACGACCGAATTGAGAGCTCCCCCCTCGAGCGGCTCATCATCACCGACACGGTGCCCCTCAAGCGCCCGTCCGACTGCATCGAGGTGGTGAGCGTCTCGAACCTGTTCGCCAAGGCCATCCGCCACATCTACACCGACCGCTCGGTCTCCACGCTCTTTGCCGAGTAG
- a CDS encoding NUDIX domain-containing protein, with amino-acid sequence MPDADPTPVVTVFLRHRGEVLLLHRSENVDSYPGQWGAVTGHIEDDDPPASALREVEEETGLRDADVHPQRQGSAFTVEDDDHGTRWRVHPFLFDVDARSIQTNWETEEVEWVSPTALLRRDTVPDLWTSYRRVAPSILGITNDTTHGSAYLSIRALEVLRDRAGMLAQSEAGTIEDARGRLIGIAHRLLDARPSMAALVNRLHRAMHASLPELPPDAVETNAHEAIQNALAADAAAAETAAAQVGGAHVLTLSRSGTVLSALQSADPSPTVSVAVSAPGEEGVGVAERLTRAGLDVTLLPDAAVARRLQKGAIDAVLVGADTVQPSGAVVNKAGTYGAALAAHHAEVPVYAACAIDKISVDDDTSDESAADRTVYDGSLDVAVRAPRFDTTPPALLTGGLLTDRGTLAPDQVAPIAEELTELRAWT; translated from the coding sequence ATGCCCGACGCCGACCCGACACCCGTCGTCACCGTTTTTCTCCGGCACCGAGGCGAGGTGCTGCTTCTTCACCGCAGCGAAAATGTTGACTCGTATCCCGGCCAGTGGGGCGCCGTCACCGGGCATATTGAAGATGATGATCCGCCGGCGTCCGCGCTGCGAGAGGTCGAGGAGGAAACGGGCCTGCGTGACGCCGACGTTCATCCCCAACGGCAGGGATCGGCGTTCACGGTCGAGGATGACGACCACGGGACGCGCTGGCGGGTCCACCCGTTCCTGTTCGACGTCGACGCCCGATCGATCCAGACGAACTGGGAGACCGAGGAGGTCGAGTGGGTCTCTCCCACCGCACTGTTGCGGCGCGATACGGTGCCGGACCTTTGGACCTCGTACCGCCGCGTGGCACCGTCCATCCTCGGCATCACGAACGACACGACGCACGGGTCGGCCTATCTCTCAATTCGAGCCCTGGAGGTGCTGCGCGACCGGGCCGGCATGCTCGCCCAGTCCGAGGCCGGCACGATTGAGGATGCTCGGGGGCGCCTGATCGGCATCGCCCATCGCCTGCTGGATGCCCGGCCGTCAATGGCGGCGCTGGTAAACCGGCTTCATCGCGCCATGCACGCGAGCCTCCCGGAGCTCCCTCCTGATGCGGTCGAAACCAACGCCCACGAGGCCATCCAGAACGCCCTGGCGGCCGACGCGGCGGCGGCCGAGACCGCGGCCGCACAGGTAGGCGGAGCCCATGTGCTCACCCTGTCCCGCTCCGGCACCGTTCTGTCGGCCCTCCAGAGCGCCGATCCGTCGCCCACCGTCAGCGTGGCCGTCTCGGCACCTGGAGAGGAGGGCGTGGGCGTCGCCGAACGCCTCACCAGAGCCGGCCTCGACGTGACGCTCCTCCCCGACGCCGCCGTCGCTCGTCGCCTGCAGAAGGGCGCCATCGACGCCGTACTCGTGGGGGCGGATACGGTACAGCCTTCGGGCGCGGTGGTGAACAAGGCAGGGACGTACGGGGCTGCCCTCGCGGCCCATCACGCCGAGGTGCCTGTGTACGCCGCGTGCGCGATCGATAAAATCTCGGTGGACGACGATACGTCCGACGAGTCCGCCGCGGATCGAACCGTGTACGACGGGTCTCTGGACGTAGCGGTGCGGGCGCCTCGGTTCGACACCACCCCTCCCGCCCTCCTTACGGGCGGCCTGCTCACCGATCGGGGCACGCTAGCGCCCGACCAGGTCGCTCCCATAGCGGAGGAGCTCACTGAGCTTCGCGCCTGGACCTAA
- a CDS encoding tetratricopeptide repeat protein translates to MSSFHGRLWLLLACALVGAGCVTSFPRHTGGTSPERVVSTPDSTRPTSVERDTTRRPLGSAGPMHALRAAYMDGAYDAVARRIRSRRHNDSLRTSESQELHVLLGRAEQARGRHAAAIDALRTARRVAEEEGRSTAVIDRALGDSYTALYRWPEAASAFERVLDAHPDDRAVRQALAETYRRSREWAEARAQYAQLVRADSSNGQWWARLGQCTLELNQAEQARRHFREAHRRVPQSAEVALSLSRLHRADGHPEAARRVVDTTLTYQSGDPRLWRRRADLAFERDDLKEARRAYVRTLATGDSSATVYRRIGLVDVRRRRYAQALPFLRRSLRRDSSHVRTPLYLGVTYLRLDSLHRAGMYLQNTIDQEAKGPITKALEHQGALYSRRGNVSAAIEAYKTALRLRPGRTELYFRLATVYDEHYRDKAPAARYYRRFLQAHEGTLPELRRCATSRLDALRPTLHMQQGPASSNE, encoded by the coding sequence ATGTCAAGCTTCCACGGTCGTCTTTGGCTCCTGCTGGCCTGTGCTTTGGTCGGCGCCGGGTGTGTTACGTCGTTTCCCCGCCACACTGGAGGGACGTCGCCGGAGCGCGTCGTCTCGACGCCCGACTCGACCCGCCCGACGTCGGTTGAGCGGGACACGACGCGCCGTCCCCTCGGTAGCGCCGGACCGATGCATGCCCTGCGCGCCGCCTACATGGATGGAGCCTACGACGCGGTGGCCCGTCGCATCCGCAGCCGACGACACAACGACTCGCTCCGCACGTCCGAATCGCAAGAGCTCCACGTCCTGCTCGGACGGGCCGAACAGGCACGAGGACGGCACGCGGCTGCCATTGACGCCCTACGCACGGCCCGACGGGTCGCCGAGGAGGAAGGGCGGTCCACAGCGGTGATTGACCGGGCCCTCGGGGACAGCTACACTGCGCTGTACCGGTGGCCAGAGGCCGCGTCGGCGTTCGAGCGTGTGCTCGATGCGCATCCCGACGACCGGGCGGTTCGGCAGGCTCTCGCGGAGACATACCGGCGCTCTCGAGAGTGGGCGGAGGCGCGGGCTCAGTACGCACAATTGGTGCGTGCCGACTCCTCAAACGGGCAGTGGTGGGCGCGCCTCGGGCAGTGTACCCTTGAGCTCAACCAAGCAGAGCAGGCGCGGCGCCACTTCAGGGAGGCCCACCGGCGAGTGCCACAGTCCGCAGAGGTGGCGCTGTCCCTCAGCCGGCTGCACCGCGCAGATGGGCATCCCGAAGCAGCCCGGCGCGTCGTGGACACCACCTTGACTTACCAGTCGGGGGATCCCCGACTGTGGCGCCGCCGAGCCGACCTCGCATTTGAGCGTGACGATCTCAAGGAGGCGCGTCGTGCGTACGTCCGGACGCTGGCCACGGGCGACTCGTCGGCGACGGTGTACCGGCGGATTGGCCTCGTCGACGTGCGCCGCCGGCGGTATGCCCAGGCCCTCCCGTTCCTCCGGCGGTCCCTGCGGCGCGACTCCAGTCACGTCCGTACGCCCCTTTATCTGGGCGTTACGTACCTGCGGCTCGACAGCCTGCACCGGGCGGGCATGTACCTTCAAAATACCATCGACCAGGAAGCGAAGGGCCCGATTACGAAAGCCCTGGAGCACCAAGGGGCCCTGTACAGTCGGCGTGGAAACGTGTCCGCCGCGATCGAGGCCTACAAAACGGCCCTCCGACTACGACCCGGGCGGACGGAGCTCTACTTCCGCCTCGCGACGGTCTACGACGAGCACTACAGGGACAAGGCCCCTGCCGCCCGTTACTACCGCCGATTTCTCCAGGCCCACGAGGGGACACTTCCTGAGCTGCGCCGATGCGCCACGTCTCGTCTCGATGCCCTTCGCCCCACCCTCCACATGCAGCAGGGCCCCGCGTCGTCGAACGAGTAA
- a CDS encoding porin family protein has translation MRRTAALLIVLGLVLSTRVSAQPAVSVRGNVGAAFFQSPEGLNTVLNSGVDLGLEAGLEVYSGLEVVLQGSYDRFTQNGDTYALLPNTNVSVEEEIEGGALNVLNGTVGLRYTLRNQSDAHPYVAGGIGVYQTMLAETRGSQDEKLQSELATTERGFHVAIGSNFRIDETYGVFFEPRYVVVNTEDSDLQTGIRYVTVRLGVDVQF, from the coding sequence ATGCGACGGACCGCTGCGCTTCTCATTGTTCTCGGCCTCGTTCTCAGCACCCGCGTGTCGGCCCAGCCGGCGGTCTCCGTTCGCGGAAACGTAGGGGCGGCGTTCTTTCAGTCGCCCGAGGGCCTGAATACGGTTCTGAATTCCGGGGTGGACCTGGGACTTGAAGCAGGGTTGGAAGTGTACAGTGGATTAGAGGTCGTCTTGCAGGGAAGTTACGACCGGTTTACTCAAAATGGCGATACCTACGCGCTCTTACCGAATACAAACGTTTCGGTAGAAGAAGAGATAGAAGGCGGAGCCCTAAACGTCTTGAACGGAACGGTCGGTCTGCGCTATACCCTCCGAAATCAGAGCGATGCCCATCCGTACGTGGCAGGGGGAATAGGGGTATACCAGACCATGCTCGCCGAGACACGGGGCTCTCAAGACGAAAAGCTTCAGTCGGAACTAGCGACCACCGAGAGAGGATTTCACGTGGCGATCGGGTCCAACTTTCGAATCGACGAGACCTACGGGGTTTTCTTTGAGCCGCGGTACGTCGTTGTGAATACAGAAGACTCGGATCTCCAGACAGGAATTCGTTACGTCACCGTTCGGTTGGGAGTAGACGTGCAGTTCTGA
- a CDS encoding NifU family protein translates to MSDDVPSSPDTEDGSPPHIDPELRDNIEDALDTIRPYLMADGGSVRLLNVTSDYVVELELLGACGSCPMSTMTLRAGIEQALKRSVPKVKRVEAVNATAAA, encoded by the coding sequence ATGTCCGATGACGTGCCTTCGTCTCCCGATACCGAAGACGGGTCGCCCCCTCACATCGACCCGGAGCTGCGCGACAACATTGAGGACGCCCTCGACACGATCCGTCCCTACCTCATGGCGGACGGAGGGTCGGTCCGGCTGTTGAACGTGACCTCCGACTACGTCGTGGAGCTTGAGCTGCTGGGGGCCTGCGGATCGTGCCCCATGAGCACCATGACGCTACGTGCAGGCATCGAGCAGGCTCTCAAGCGGTCGGTGCCAAAGGTAAAGCGAGTTGAAGCCGTGAACGCCACGGCGGCCGCGTAG
- a CDS encoding Mrp/NBP35 family ATP-binding protein: MPAAREDILDVLRQIKHPKEDKDIIRLDMVKDLTIEDGHVSFTVVVKDPDGPFANQVEEACQRLLHEEVSRELSVDVEVDSEMIPLGDDLMVGDQGGEKQQTSGEDGVQNTIAVASGKGGVGKSTVAVNLAMSLSEQGYEVALVDTDIYGPSIPKMMGMEGEKPRVNDERKMVPLEKHGIKTLSMGFMVDPDQAVVWRGPMVTKAVRQFLGDVDWGDIEYMILDLPPGTGDVQLTIVQTIPLTGAVVVSTPQDLALADARKGKAMFDNVNVPVVGMVENMAYFSPPDQPDRKYYLFGRAGAQELAQELDVPFLGEVPIQQEIRESSDQGTPIVRSAPDSASTQAFAEIADQLTEQVALRNAEDDPTQKIEILYE; encoded by the coding sequence ATGCCCGCCGCCCGCGAAGACATCTTGGATGTCCTCCGACAGATCAAGCACCCGAAGGAGGACAAGGACATCATCCGGCTCGATATGGTGAAGGATCTCACAATCGAGGACGGGCATGTCTCGTTTACCGTCGTCGTGAAGGATCCGGACGGGCCCTTCGCCAATCAGGTCGAAGAGGCCTGCCAGCGCCTGCTGCACGAGGAGGTGAGCCGTGAGTTGTCGGTAGACGTAGAGGTGGACAGTGAGATGATCCCGCTGGGGGACGACCTAATGGTGGGCGATCAGGGAGGAGAGAAGCAGCAGACGAGCGGCGAAGACGGCGTGCAAAACACAATTGCCGTGGCCAGCGGGAAGGGCGGTGTGGGCAAGAGCACCGTCGCCGTCAACCTGGCGATGTCCCTCTCCGAACAGGGATACGAGGTGGCGCTCGTGGACACCGACATCTACGGTCCCTCGATTCCCAAAATGATGGGCATGGAGGGCGAAAAGCCGCGCGTGAACGACGAGCGCAAGATGGTCCCGCTCGAGAAGCACGGCATCAAAACCCTGTCGATGGGCTTCATGGTCGACCCCGACCAGGCGGTCGTCTGGCGCGGGCCGATGGTCACGAAGGCCGTGCGCCAGTTCCTCGGTGACGTGGACTGGGGGGACATTGAGTACATGATCCTCGACCTTCCTCCCGGAACCGGTGACGTCCAGCTCACCATCGTCCAGACCATTCCCCTCACCGGGGCCGTCGTCGTCTCGACGCCGCAAGACCTCGCCCTCGCCGACGCGCGGAAGGGTAAGGCCATGTTCGACAACGTGAACGTGCCCGTCGTGGGCATGGTCGAGAATATGGCGTACTTCTCGCCCCCCGACCAGCCGGACCGCAAGTACTATCTCTTCGGCCGGGCGGGGGCCCAGGAGCTGGCCCAGGAACTCGACGTGCCGTTCCTCGGAGAGGTGCCCATTCAGCAAGAGATCCGCGAGAGCAGCGACCAAGGCACCCCCATCGTGCGGTCCGCCCCAGACAGTGCCTCTACCCAGGCGTTCGCCGAGATCGCCGATCAGCTTACCGAGCAGGTTGCCCTCCGCAACGCCGAGGACGATCCGACCCAGAAGATTGAGATTCTCTACGAGTAA
- a CDS encoding exopolyphosphatase: MRLATIDIGTNTAQLLVAERDETELRRLHTAERFVRLGEGVDARGRIGLEARERLVDALRDHLRVARAYDVDRLSAAGTSALRDATNRDAVLASVRDDLGLTVDLLSGAEEATWSFAAACAAFDDHSGPCLVVDVGGGSTELVAGTHPTQLHSSPADAIRDHASLDVGCVRLTERCFASQPPSRDAVETAEQIVDEALAAHPLALGDAPALIGTAGTATALALVHAGPHSTWDALHGDGFVLVREDVRRWRERLLRRSVDEILRLHPKAMENRADVFPMGVILLDRVLAHYELEDLRVSPYELRHGLALRLLASAPTSPS, encoded by the coding sequence CCGCCTCCACACGGCCGAGCGGTTCGTGCGGCTGGGGGAAGGGGTGGATGCCCGGGGCCGCATTGGACTGGAGGCGCGGGAGCGTCTCGTCGATGCACTGCGCGACCATCTCCGAGTGGCCCGGGCGTACGATGTGGATCGGCTCTCGGCCGCCGGCACGAGTGCCCTCCGCGACGCGACGAACCGGGATGCCGTTCTCGCGTCGGTGCGGGACGACCTGGGGCTGACCGTCGATCTTCTCTCCGGGGCCGAAGAGGCAACGTGGAGCTTTGCGGCGGCCTGCGCAGCGTTCGACGACCATTCGGGACCGTGCCTGGTCGTCGATGTGGGCGGCGGGTCCACTGAACTCGTCGCCGGCACGCACCCGACACAGCTCCACTCATCGCCCGCCGACGCCATCCGGGATCACGCCAGCCTCGATGTCGGGTGCGTGCGCCTGACCGAGCGCTGCTTCGCATCGCAGCCCCCGTCCCGCGACGCCGTCGAGACGGCCGAGCAGATCGTCGACGAGGCCCTCGCGGCTCACCCCCTCGCGCTGGGGGATGCCCCTGCGCTCATCGGCACGGCCGGCACCGCCACCGCCCTGGCCCTCGTCCACGCGGGCCCCCATAGCACCTGGGACGCGCTGCACGGCGACGGGTTCGTGCTCGTTCGGGAGGACGTGCGCCGCTGGCGCGAGCGCCTCCTCAGGCGGTCTGTCGACGAGATCCTCAGGCTGCACCCGAAAGCCATGGAGAATCGGGCTGATGTTTTTCCGATGGGCGTGATTCTCCTTGATCGCGTCCTGGCTCACTACGAGCTAGAGGATCTTCGCGTGAGTCCCTACGAACTGCGTCACGGCCTGGCCCTCCGCCTCCTGGCCTCGGCTCCGACCTCCCCGTCCTAG